Below is a genomic region from Rosa chinensis cultivar Old Blush chromosome 5, RchiOBHm-V2, whole genome shotgun sequence.
AATTCATGTTCCATTTTTTAGTAAGTtaagttttatttttagtaacctaattttattttttcataagaatttcaattaaaaataaatgagTATGAATTGTAAAATAAACGCTGTGGATTTCactctcatttatttatttataatacTTGATAAATAGGAAGGTACACAAGGTTTACACAGCCATAGACTAATACACATAAAACGATGATAATTcgtaaataaaaagaaaaaacgatTTTATGCAGCAGTTATAGTGTTATATATTGACTCTCACAACAGATGATCTatgagatttatttatttaatttttcttctcatATTAACTGGCACGTACAAGTGTTTCCAATAAAAGACCAGAAGCATCACTTGGttgtttatcttattaattaattagcgTCTTCTTGCAGCAGTTTCCCTCTGGGCATTGAAGAAAACAGCAGCCACCGGAAGCCCGAACTCGTTTGCTTCTGCAAACTTTCGACTGTCGAAGTGGTCCTTGGAAGGAGGAGGAATCACTGTTTGCCGACCTTTCTGCTTGAACAGAAGGAACACAAACCTGTGGATCCCTATGTTTGGCCTCGGCATTTCATATTTCACCACCTCCCTTCCTGCGGTTTTTATCGACCACATATTTAATTAgttcaaagaaacaaaaacaaaaccataatAAGCATCATAATCGGTATGAAAGGACTTACCAAATGTGTTGTCAGTTGTTCCTGGGATATCCGTGACTATCCtgcaaaggaagaaagaaaagaagattaACACATCCAAATCTTTAACAAAAATGGCAGCTCTGCTCATGTTGAATCTGCACTATTATTGCCGTAACAAATTTTTTCATGCCTAGGTAGGTATTCTACCAACCAAGAGTAAGGGTTTTGTTACCAGTGCAAGTGCTCCTTCAGATATGGATCACTAGGACCTGGAACATCTGGGTCAGTCATGACCTGCAAAGAAAGAATCACCTTAAGGACATATATTTACAAAACTAAAATTAGATTGGAGATCACTGTAAGCATGCTTTACCAGTGTAAAGAAAGATCTCAGATCGCCTCCCTGAACTTCAACCTTAGGCTTCGTGGTTACTGAGGAAGGAAATAGCTCATGCCCATTATACACCTTCTTGCTGGAGTTGTAAGTCACTGCCATTTTAACACTGGGGGAGAAATAATCAACAACATCTCCAATGACTCTTCCAACAACAAGAGGATCTGACATCTTTGCCACGGAATTTGAattgatatataaataaaattatatatccTTTTCTGTTTTCCTTGAGGAAGCAGGTTTCTGATTTATAAACACTGAAGCAGACCCCATATTTATAGTTGAGAAGAACCCTTGAAAACTACATAGGATCCATTATGACAGTTGATCGAAGAGAAGTGGGTTTAAAATAAGTTTCAAAAGTGGAACATATATGAAAAGATATATAGCTAGTGTACGTTCTCTCTAATTAGTTAACTTTTAACAAAGTATCCTTAAAATGCCATTAATTATAGTCTTGTACTTCAGTTCTCTCTCACGCTCATTAATACAAAATGATTTATGCCTAGAAGtacagaaaaagaaataaaaataaatcattGCTCGAGTTAACTTACATTTTCTGTAAAATCtcagctaaattgatggtcgttaaggcattgataactaccttaaagctaggacagttcaggttggacaaattCAGTTCGTCAATTGGTTTAAACGAGTTAGAtatcttaaagatcatcaatttggctgaaattttgcagagatgagaatacattagtacctaaaaactgaacagtcgagatgtggatatgagaccgaaaagtgattctaaactctaacctcgcactttaatttcaggcCACGCTGtggataaatattatatatatatatatatataaacaattcaaaagacTCGAAGTTGTGTACAAGCCTTTTACATCTACCCTAAGCCGTGAAAGAACTACATACGCCACCCCCCATCCATTGGTACGCAACTCTTGCTTCTTCAAGTCTTTTGTGAGCCTATTAACCTTTATCGTTTGCGAGTCCATGTAACATATAAATAATGCGATCACATTTATagttgcaaatatgcttcaaaATAACATATGCATAAAATACATCGATTATGACATTTGTATGAGAAAAATAGctacttgagtgaaaatagataaagaacTAAAAAATAACAATGAAGCATAAGATTTTCGTCATCAAAGATTTACCATATCCCTCTCTCCCCTCCATCCCCAaacccctcttcttcttcttcttcttttttgttgaaCTGAAGTGCACCGAAGATTtaccagctctctctctctctctctctctacccctcttcttcttcttcttttttgttgaaC
It encodes:
- the LOC112166970 gene encoding CEN-like protein 2, producing the protein MSDPLVVGRVIGDVVDYFSPSVKMAVTYNSSKKVYNGHELFPSSVTTKPKVEVQGGDLRSFFTLVMTDPDVPGPSDPYLKEHLHWIVTDIPGTTDNTFGREVVKYEMPRPNIGIHRFVFLLFKQKGRQTVIPPPSKDHFDSRKFAEANEFGLPVAAVFFNAQRETAARRR